The Arachis ipaensis cultivar K30076 chromosome B05, Araip1.1, whole genome shotgun sequence nucleotide sequence ATGAAAAGCCACAAAGCAAGACACCCACTCCAGACAACCACCCCAATAACAAGGAGAGTGTGAAGCCACAACAGGAGAACAAGAATGAAGGAGTGAAAGTCTATGTGCCCAAACTTCCATATCCAACCAGGATACACAAAGGAACGAGAGATCAACAATTCCCAAGgttcttggaaatctttaagaaacttGAAATCAACATCCCATTGGCGGAGGCCTTGGAACAAATGCCACtatatgcaaagtttcttaaaGAATTAATCACCAaaaagagaagttggcaagagaAAGAAACAGTGATCCTCACTCAAGAGTGTAGTGCCATTATTCAAAGGGGACtgccaccaaaactcaaggatccaggCAGCTTCCTCATACCATGCACAATTGGGAGTATAGCCATTGACAAAtcactctgtgacctgggagcaagcattaacTTGATGCGCCTTACCATGATGAAGAAAATGATGATAGAAGAGTTGAAACCCACAAGGATGTCACTCCAACTTGCTGACAAATCTATCAAAATACCGAATGGTGTAGTTGAGAATCTCTTGGTGAAAGTGGGGAACTTTAtattcccagctgattttgtggTCCTAGATATAGACGAAGAGGGGAGCAACTCAGttatccttggtagaccctttttggcTACAGCTAGAACAATCATTGATGTGGAAAAGGGAGAGATAATCTTCAGGGTACATGATGAGCAAATGACCATAAATGTCTTCAAGGCAATGCAACACCCCGTTGAGAAAGAGAGTTACATAAGGATTGATGTGGTGGATTCTTTAGTAGAAGAAGTACTTGAAATAAACCATCAAGTGAAACAGGAGGAAGTCCAGGACATCCAAGGACAAGAAGAGAACAAATTGGAAACACCAGAGGAACCAAGTGAAGCTAAGAAAGAAGAGGCACCACAACAAGAGTTGAAACCACTACCCCCTCATCTTAAATATGCATTTCTTGGTGAAAAGGACAGTTTtccagtgatcatcaattctACATTGAGTGCTGAGGAAGAAAAAAGCTACTTGTAGTTTTGAGAGCTCACAAAGAGGCGCTGGGGTGGACCATTGATGACTTGAAAGGCATAAGCCCTGccatatgcatgcacaaaatACTCTTGGAGGAAAATTCTAAACCAGTAGTACAACctcagagaagattgaatcccacaatgaaagaggtggtccaaaaagaagtACTGAAGCTATGTAAAGCTGgaatcatttaccccatctctgACAGTCCATGGGTTAGCCCAGTTCAAGTAGTACCCAAGAAAGGTGGGATGACTGTCATtgtcaatgagaagaatgagcttattccaacaagaacagtgactggatggaggatgtgcattgactataggaggcTGAATGATGCCATACGAAAGGACCATTTCCCCCTTCCTTTCATtgaccagatgctggaaagactagctggccatgcttattactgtttccttgacggatactctggatataaccaaatcatAGTTGACCCcatggatcaagagaagacctcctttacttgcccttttggagtctttgcttacaggagaatgccattcaGACTGTGTAATGCCCCAgctacctttcagagatgcatgctatcAATCTTCTCggacatggtagaaaaatttattgaagtctatatggatgatttctctgtcTTTGGTGATTCTTTCAATACTTGCTTGCACCATCTTACCCTAGTCTTGAAGAGGTGCCAAGAAACCAatttagttttaaactgggagaaatgccatttcatggtacccgaaggcattgttcttggtcaCAAAATTTCTAGAAAGGGTATAGAGGTTGACAAGGCAAAagtagaaattatagaaaaacttcCTTTACCATCTAGTGTGAAAGCTGTTAGAAGTTTCTTAGGGCATGCTGGATTCTATAGAAGATTcatcaaaaatttttctaaaatagcaAAGCCACTAAGCAATCTGCTGGTGGTAAACAACCCTTTCCTCTTTGATGATGAATgtaaacatgcctttgaaactctaaaagctaagctcaccacagcaccaatcatcaaaCCCCCAAGTTGGGGattgccttttgaactcatgtgtgatgcaagtgaccttgcaattggtgTTGTATTGGGGCAGAGGAAGGAAAAGAAGCTTCATGTTATCTACTATGCAAGTAAAGTATtgaatgaaactcaaagaaattacaCTACAACAGAGAAAGAGTTACTAGCTGTGGTatatgcttttgataagtttagacaatatTTGATTGGATCTAAAGTTTTagtatatactgaccatgctgctcttaagtatcttatgtcaaaacaggatgccaaaccaaggctaatcagATGGGTACTActcctacaagagtttgacattgagataaAGGATAGAAAGGGTAGTGAAAATTAAGTTGCTGACCATCTATCAAGGGTGCCACAAGATACATGTCAAGACAATCTTCAATCAATAAATGAGGAATTTCCAAATGAGCACCTCTTGCAGATTCAACATGTTCCTTGGTTCGCAGACATGGCAAACTACAAGGCAGGAAGGATCATACCACAAGAATACACAAAACAACAAGTCAAGAAGTTGTTACATGAGGCTAAGTTCTTCTTCTGGGATGAGCCATTTCTATTCAAAAGGTGCCCAGATGGAATGATAAGAAGGTGTGTACCGGAGGTTGAGATGAaggacatactatggcattgtcaCAACTCAAGCTATGGTGGCCATTTTGGAGCTGAGAGAACTGCTGCAAAGGTACTTCAAAGCGGTTTTTACTGGCCTTCCATCTTCAAGGATGCTAGAGACTTTGTGAGCCATTGTAATGAGTGTCAATGAACAGGGAGCTTGATAAGGAAAAATAAGATGCCTCAAAAGTTCATCTTGGAAGTGGAACTCTTTGATTTGTGGGGAATAGACTTCATGGGATCCTTTCCTCCATCCTACACATTCAAAtacattttggtggcagtagagtatgtttcaaaatgggtagaagcaatagccACCACTACATGTGATACCAACGTGGTGTTGCAATTCCTAAAGAAAAACATCTTCACAAGATTTAGAGTGCCCAAGGGACTTAtaagtgatggaggaagccacttcTGCAACAAGTAACTAAATTCTctactccacaaatatggagttactcacaaagtggccacaccttatcacccacagacaaatgggcaagctgaacttgctaacagagagctaaagaggatccTGGAGAAAACTGTGGGAGCAACAAGAAAGGATTAGGTTTggaagttggatgatgcactttgggcatacagaacagcattcaaaacgcCCATAAGAAAATCTCCATTTCAGCTGGTGTATGGGAAGGCATGCCATCTCCTTGTGGAGCTTGAACACAAGGCCTTTTGGGCCACCAAACTTTTGAATTTAGATGctcaagcagcaggagaaaaGAGGTTACTACAACTCAATGaattagaggaattcagattggAGGCATATGAAAATGCCAGAATATACAAAGAaagagcaaaaaggtggcatgacaagaggaTCTCCCAAAGAACATTCAAACCAGGCCAAAAAGTGTTGCTATTCAACTCAAGGCTGAAGATTTTCCCTGGAAAGCTCAGATCTAGATGGACTGGTCCATATACCATCACTAAAGTATCTCCTCATGGCTATGTGGAATTACTTGATAAAGCTTCAAAACAGACCTTCACAGCCAATGGACATAGGGTGAAACTTTATCTTGGTGGTCCCTGGAGCAAGGAAGAAAATGTGCACTTACTAACATGAGCAAAAGAGCTGCAATGTCAagctaaggacaataaacaagcgcttcatgggaggcaacccatgcacaggagtcttttattttcatgcTTTAGTGATAATAAAGAGTAAACTAGCATATAGTGTatgcaaagaactaagtttggtgtgaccaATCTCAAAATAATTGCAAAAGTTTTTTTTACAACACTTagtcacaaactaagtttggtgttcacacataCACGAAAATGCTAGACCATAGAGCAACAGTGtaattatttcttcttcttaaaaaaaaagagagagcgtGTTTTTTTTAACATCATCATAATTTGTTGGCATATATTAAGACACTTCAAGAATCTCAATGTTTTGGAATTTTATTGCAGGGAAGTGAAAGAAAGAAGTGATGGAGAATCTTGAAGAAAAGTCACGGACACACAAGGAAAAGAAAGTCACATGAGTCTTGAATTTTGTGCATTGGAAAGGCAACTTAACATGCATTGGACACGAAGAAGCATGCTTCCCATGCTGTGACCGAACCATCAAAACCATTCTTCCACCATAAATATGACTCTAAAACACTCCAACCACAGTCATCAAACCTCACTTTGCCCTCACTTCTATATCTCATACTCCCCATCACCACATTTCATCAAATTCCCCCTAACATACCTGAAACACTCCCTTCTTCATTCCCTCTCACAATCACTTTCAAGATTGTATCCCCCTTACCTTGTCACCATATCCACTTGCACCCTTTTATAAACATTTTCTttatgcttgaggacaagcattcctctaagtttggtgttggaagattCGACCCTTACAATTGAATTTCAATGGCCTCATCATCAAGAGCTAGGAGAGAAGATGAAGGACAAAGCCACTTTGATCGAAGGAGATTTAAATCCAAACACAACGAGCGCATCTTTAGTTGGATGTCAGGCAAAGATGTTGTCCCGGAGTTACCTTTCAAGCTAAGAAAGGAGGAATATTCTGAGATACAAAAAATAATTAGGAAGAGGGGATGGGAGTTTCTCTGTAACCAACCTCAAGAAGTGAGCATGCTTCTCATCCATGAGTTTTACACTAATGTGATAAGAGAATTTGATGATGAAGAGCCATACATGAGCTATGTAAGAGGGGTGACTGTTGACTTTAGTCCAAACGCCATCAACAGGGTGCTAAAGGTCAAACCAAAACGATTCAAACAAGCTAGCTATGAGGAAAGGGTTGAAAATGATCCAAGATATGTGGATGTGTTAAGTGACTTATGCAGAGTAGGCACGGATTGGGTGTTAGATTCACATGGACAACCACTCAAACTCAGAAGAGGTGATCTCATACCTCAAGCAAAAGGATGGCATGACATAGTGAGGAGATCATTGATCTCTACTTCAAATAATTCCGAAGTGACAGTGAATAGAGCAATAATGATCCACTGCATAATGAAAGGAGGGGAGATCAATGTTGGAGAAATTATAGCCAAGAACATCATTAACATAGCTCAAAAGGTCAAACAGGACAGCTGGCTAGGATATCCTAGTACTATTCTGCGCTTATGTGAAGAAGCTAGAGTGCCCCTCGAAGAATTTGAAAAAACTGACGTGGTCTCTATTGGAAAACCTCTCACCAGGGAAAGGTTGGAATTTGTCACTACAACCCAATTGGAGAGGCAACCTTtagcaagaaaaaagaaaaggaaagaagcaAGACAAGAAGAAAAGCCCCAAGAAATGGAAGATACAAGTACCTTAAACATGAACTAACTCCAAGCCGCTTTGGAAGGAATCTCTGGGCAatattcacaaatttaaagaagccaagaggaacaagctCAACAACAAAGGGACCTTTGGCAGGTAATGAATCAGCAAAGAGAAGTTCAAGTTCAATGGATGAGCCAGCAAAATGAATATCAAACACACATGATGGAACTACAACAAGAACAATATGCTAAGATGTATGAAG carries:
- the LOC107640803 gene encoding signal transducer and activator of transcription A-like: MAKRIDGLQLASVSTTNQTSIEWGQNEAGNVEQQQEQVQYMQNTSSSFQNDFHDDTYNSSWRNHPNLRWGDNQNQWQKNNNSNYFRNTHNQNHPSNNTNQYKKPQNTYQPPHHNPQTHQNSILAPTSNPQSYHTTPTNNFQQPHSTPIIPPIDHHESRLSSLEAALQAIAQSTQSLIKVQERNEATMKSLERQVGQLAKQAERPTNILPSDIVSNPREECKALQLRSGKVIGGSPNKEVIKLKEQGTSSKQDEDKIATSQEGKEDEKPQSKTPTPDNHPNNKESVKPQQENKNEGVKVYVPKLPYPTRIHKGTRDQQFPRFLEIFKKLEINIPLAEALEQMPLYAKFLKELITKKRSWQEKETVILTQECSAIIQRGLPPKLKDPGSFLIPCTIGSIAIDKSLCDLGASINLMRLTMMKKMMIEELKPTRMSLQLADKSIKIPNGVVENLLVKVGNFIFPADFVVLDIDEEGSNSVILGRPFLATARTIIDVEKGEIIFRVHDEQMTINVFKAMQHPVEKESYIRIDVVDSLVEEVLEINHQVKQEEVQDIQGQEENKLETPEEPSEAKKEEAPQQELKPLPPHLKYAFLGEKDSFPVIINSTLSAEEEKSYL